In Pectobacterium actinidiae, the DNA window TCTGCGGCTGTGTGTTTTCTGCGGGTGCACTCAGGCTGCTATTGCTGATCGGCCGCACGGCGCTGTTAGAGGTGGGGGAAGTCGTTTCCATCATTGGCGTCCCCAAGCCGCTGGCGCCGAAGCTCGGGCGTTCCGGCAGGGCGAAGCTTTGCTTGGCGACGGTGGTGCCGACGGTTCCGGGACCGGAGAGCGTGCCGTCTGGCGCGACGTTGATGAAATCCACTTTTACTTTGGTATTGTTCGAGATGTTCAGTCGATCGCCTGCGGCCTTCGACAGATCGATAATTCTGCCCGGCGTGTACGGCCCGCGATCGTTCACACGTACTACCAGACGGCGGCCATTACTCAGGTTGGTCACGCGGACATAGCTTGGCAGCGGCAGCGTCGGGTGGGCGGCGGTTATCGCATTAGGGTCAAAGGTTTCGCCGATTGACGTGCGGTTACCGCTGGCTTCTTCGCCATACCATGCCGCTAAGCCTGTCTCGCTAAAGTTTTGCGGATTTTTGACAATCTTATAGGTCTTACCTTTGATGCTGTAGTCTTGCAGCGTACCCTGGTTATAGGGTTCATAACGCGGTTCTGCGCCACCGATCTCTTCCGTCGGTCCGCTGTAAACCTGAGTCACGGGCGGTGTAGGCTGCCGTTGTTCCGTTGTGGTACAGGCCGCAAGCGCCAGAGTTGCTACGCCGACCCAAAGCCAATCCTTACGCATTGCTCACCTCGTGTTATAAATTCTTAGATAGCAGTTTGCGGTGAGTATGTATCGACATGACGATACCGAACCCCGCCATTAAGACGACCAGCGCCGACCCGCCGTAGCTGACTAGCGGCAGCGGCACGCCAACGACGGGAAGTATACCGCTGACCATCCCGATATTGACGAACACATAGAAAAACAGAATCAACATTAGCCCGCCGACCATAACCCGGCCGAACGAGGTTTGCGCATTCGCAGCGATGACCAGGCCGCGCATAATCATGAACAGATACATAGCGAGTAGAATCAACACGCCGATTAACCCGAGCTCTTCTGACAATACGGCAAAGATAAAGTCGGTGTGGCGCTCTGGCAGAAACTCTAACTGAGACTGTGTGCCATGTAGCCAGCCTTTGCCAGACAGGCCACCAGAGCCTATCGCAATTTTCGACTGAATAATATGGTACCCGGCGCCGAGCGGATCGCTTTCTGGATCGAGCAGCATCATCACCCTGGCGCGCTGATAATCATGCATCAGGAAAAACCAGAGTATAGGAATAAACGCGGCGAGTAGCAGGACGGCGATACCAATTAAACGCCAGCTCATGCCAGCAAGGAAAAGCACAAACAGCCCCGATAGCGCGACCAGAATTGAGGTGCCTAAATCCGGCTGTGCGGCAACCAGCAGCGTAGGAACAAAAATCAGCACCAGCGCGATTGCCGTATTTTTTAGCGACGGTGGACACATATCACGGTTGATAAAACGGGCGACCATCAGCGGTACGGCTATCTTGGCGATTTCCGACGGCTGGAAACGGATAAAGCCCAGATCCAGCCAGCGCTGTGCGCCTTTACTGATCTGCCCAAAAATATCCACGATGAGCAGCAATATCACGCAAAACACATAGAGGTAGGGAGCCCAGCCTTCATATACGCGCGGAGGGATTTGTGCCATCACGATCATCACCGTAAAACCCAGCACGATTTGAACGACTTTTCGCTCCATCATACCAACGTCTTGTCCGCTGGCGCTCCATAAGACAAATAGGCTATAGCCCAGCAGTGCCAGGATGCAGAGAAGAAACGGGAGATCGATGTGGATTTTCGCCCAGAACGATCCCTTTTGTTGGCTATCGGTCATGACTGTCTGTTACTCACTCTCGCTACCCGGCGGCGCAGGAGGCGCGCTGGGTAAATCGGTATTGTTGTCACCCAACAGAATATGGTCAAGGATCTGGCGGGTAATGGTGCCAACGGTCGGGCCTGCTCCACCGTTTTCCAGAATAATCGACATCGCTACTTTAGGGTCTTTATACGGGGCAAACGCAACCATTAATTTATGGTCACGTAGATGTTCTGCGATCTTGTGCGCATTATAGGTTTCGTTTTCTTTCAGGCCGAAAACCTGTGCCGTGCCAGATTTTGCCGCAATTTTATAAGGTGCATCCTCAAAGCTTTTGCGGGCAGTACCGTTAGGTCGATTAGCCACGCCATACATGCCGTCTTTCGCCACTTCCCAATAGCCAGAATGGATGTTGCCAATTTGCTGATTCTCTGTCTGTCGGAAAGGCACAATCTTGCCATTTTCCCGCGAGCTATAAAGCAGGTGCGGCGTTTTGATCTGACCGTCGTTGATCAGCGTCACCAGCGCTTTAGTCATTTGGATAGGCGTTGCGGTCCAATAACCTTGACCAATCCCGACCGGGATCGTATCCCCTTGATACCAGGGCTTTTTGAATCGTGCCAATTTCCACTCGCGCGTTGGCATATTGCCCCTGCTTTCTTCCGAAATATCGATACCGGTTCTCTCGCCGTAACCAAATTTGTTCATCCATTCGGACAGGCGATCGATCCCCATGTCATAAGCGACCTGATAGAAGAAGGTATCCGCGGATTCTTCCAGCGATTTGGTGAGGTTAAGACGGCCATGTCCCCACTTTTTCCAGTCGCGGAAGCGCTTTTCGGAACCCGGTAATTGCCACCAGCCGGGATCGAACAGGCTGGTGTTAGTCGTGATCACACCCGCCGTCAGGGCAGAAACTGCGATATAAGGTTTCACGGTGGAAGCGGGGGGATAAATCCCCTGAGTTGCACGATTGATCAATGGACGATTGGGATCGCTTTGCAGTTTTGCGTAATTTTTGGTGGAAATCCCGTCGACAAAGAGGTTGGGATCGTAACTGGGCGTGGAAACCATCGCCAGAATACCCCCGTCGCGTGGGTCGGTGACTATCACGGCGGCACGGCTGCCTTCCAGCAGTTTCTCGATGTAGATTTGCAGGCTTAGATCCAGCGTCAGATAAATATCACGGCCAGCCTGCGGTGGCTGTTCGTGGAGTTGGCGGATCACGCGGCCACGGTTGTTAACCTCAACTTCCTCATAACCGGGCTTGCCGTGGAGCAGATCTTCGTAATGACGTTCAATCCCCAGCTTACCGATGTCACGCGTGGCGGCGTAATCGGCAATTTTTTCTTCTTTGGTTAACCGCTCCACTTCTTTATCGGTGATTTTGGAAACATAGCCGATGACGTGCGTCAGTGCAGAGCCGTAAGGATAATAGCGGCGCTGGTAGCCTTTAACCTCAACGCCGGGGAAGCGGTATTGGTTGACGGCAAAACGGGCAACCTGAATTTCATCGAGCCCGGTTTTTACTGGAATGGAAGTAAAGCGGCGTGAGCGCTTGCGCTCTTTTTCAAAATTTTCCAGATCGCTATCAGTCAGATCGACGACGGGACGCAGGGCTTCCAGCGTATCTTTAAGGTTATCGACTTTGTCGGGCACCAGTTCTAACTGATAGATCGTGCGGTTCAGCGCCAGCGGGATGCCGTTACGGTCGTAGATAATACCGCGACTGGGCGCGATAGGAACCAGCTTAATGCGGTTCTCGTTAGAACGCGTGCGATAGTCATCAACACGCAAAATTTGCAGATGATAAAGATTAGCGACTAATACACCAGAAAGCAGCAAAATGCCCAGAAATGCCACCAAAGCACGGCGCACGAACAGGGCGGACTCAGCCGTATAATCACGAAAGGGTTTACGTTCTACTTTCATCCAGCGTTATTTCACACGTTTCATCGTATCGCCTTACTCCCGATGGTAAGGGTGATTAGTCGTAATGCTCCAGGCACGATACAGGCTCTCGGCGACCAGTACACGAACCAACGGGTGTGGCAGCGTTAATGGCGAGAGTGACCAGCTTTGTTCCGCTGCGGCTTTGCATTCCGGCGAAAGCCCTTCAGGCCCACCAATCAGCAAGCTGACGTCGCGCCCGTCCTGTTTCCAGCGCTCTAGCTGTTGCGCCAACTGCGGCGTCTCCCAGCGAGTCCCTGGAATATCCAGCGTAACAATGCGGTTGCCTTTGCCCACTGCGGCTAGCATCTGTTCGCCTTCGCGCTCCAGAATGCGTTTAATGTCCGCATTTTTACCCCGTTTCCCCGCCGGAATTTCGAGTAATTCGAAAGGCATGTCCTTTGGGAAACGGCGCAGATAATCGGTAAAACCAGTCTGCACCCAGTCGGGCATTTTGGTGCCAACGGCGACCAGTTGCAGTTTCATACTAGCCCCACAGCTTTTCTAATTCGTACAACTGGCGGCTTTCTTCTTGCATGACATGAACCATCACGTCACCTAAATCGACAACAACCCAGTCAGCAGCGCTTTCACCCTCGACACCGAGTGGGATGAGACCCGCAGCGCGTGAAGACTGCACGACGTGATCGGCAATAGACGCGACATGACGCGTAGAGGTGCCCGTACAGATAACCATGTAATCGGTGATGCTGGACTTACCCTGCACGTTAAGTGCAACAATATTCTGGGCTTTTAAGTCATCGACCTTATCAATAACGAAGTCTTGGAGTGCTTGGCCTTGCAAAGGTTCCCCCTCAATGGCGTTTTGTCAGTAACTGACGAACGCGTGTGGCGCTGAATGATTTAGGAAAAAGGTGAATCACCGAATAATTGCCGAGAATTTCCGCTTTTCCCGGTGATTGAAACCAGCCGCGGAGTATATCACGCACTTTTACCGAGTGGTATAAAGCCCGTGGTTGATGGGCAGGAAAAGCGGCGTTATTGGTACAGGCCGCTTTCGTCGATGTAGCTGAGCACGGCGGGAGGCAATAAATCCTGGCAGTCCAGGCCTTGCTGACGGCGTTGGCGAATGTCCGTTGCGGAAATGGTGACCAGCGGTGTGTCTGCCAAAAAAATCCGCCCATGAGGTTGCTGATGAAGCGCGTTCGGCGTGTGCGTCTGATGATCGTCCAGCCACTGTTGTAATTCGGGCGTTTCCAGCGTCGAGCGATAACCGGGCCGAGCGCATACCAGCAAATGACAAACGTTAAGCAGATCTTTCCAGCGGTGCCAATGGTGTAGCGTCAGCAGCGAATCCTGCCCAATGATAAAGCCCAGCGGCGCATCTTGGCCTTTTTCAGCCCGCAGCGCTTCCAGCGTATCGATGGTATAGGAGGGCGTTTGCCGTTGTAGCTCACGATCGTCCACGGTAAAGAGCGGGTTGCCTTCAACGGCCAGTTTAGCCATATGAAAACGCTGTCGGGAACTGGCTTCGGGCTGCGGACGGTGTGGCGGAACGTTATT includes these proteins:
- the rlpA gene encoding endolytic peptidoglycan transglycosylase RlpA; amino-acid sequence: MRKDWLWVGVATLALAACTTTEQRQPTPPVTQVYSGPTEEIGGAEPRYEPYNQGTLQDYSIKGKTYKIVKNPQNFSETGLAAWYGEEASGNRTSIGETFDPNAITAAHPTLPLPSYVRVTNLSNGRRLVVRVNDRGPYTPGRIIDLSKAAGDRLNISNNTKVKVDFINVAPDGTLSGPGTVGTTVAKQSFALPERPSFGASGLGTPMMETTSPTSNSAVRPISNSSLSAPAENTQPQSSAPSHSGGFLGAPSALPAGVVESSVTPTATPSSSAAPMNVAPAAAAITAPAAVTPSATGRYVVQVGALSDQQRAQTWQRSLSERFRVSGNVTASGGLYRIQLGPFQNRQQAAELQQRLSVEAQQQSFITAAPSTL
- the rsfS gene encoding ribosome silencing factor; translation: MQGQALQDFVIDKVDDLKAQNIVALNVQGKSSITDYMVICTGTSTRHVASIADHVVQSSRAAGLIPLGVEGESAADWVVVDLGDVMVHVMQEESRQLYELEKLWG
- the mrdA gene encoding peptidoglycan DD-transpeptidase MrdA produces the protein MKVERKPFRDYTAESALFVRRALVAFLGILLLSGVLVANLYHLQILRVDDYRTRSNENRIKLVPIAPSRGIIYDRNGIPLALNRTIYQLELVPDKVDNLKDTLEALRPVVDLTDSDLENFEKERKRSRRFTSIPVKTGLDEIQVARFAVNQYRFPGVEVKGYQRRYYPYGSALTHVIGYVSKITDKEVERLTKEEKIADYAATRDIGKLGIERHYEDLLHGKPGYEEVEVNNRGRVIRQLHEQPPQAGRDIYLTLDLSLQIYIEKLLEGSRAAVIVTDPRDGGILAMVSTPSYDPNLFVDGISTKNYAKLQSDPNRPLINRATQGIYPPASTVKPYIAVSALTAGVITTNTSLFDPGWWQLPGSEKRFRDWKKWGHGRLNLTKSLEESADTFFYQVAYDMGIDRLSEWMNKFGYGERTGIDISEESRGNMPTREWKLARFKKPWYQGDTIPVGIGQGYWTATPIQMTKALVTLINDGQIKTPHLLYSSRENGKIVPFRQTENQQIGNIHSGYWEVAKDGMYGVANRPNGTARKSFEDAPYKIAAKSGTAQVFGLKENETYNAHKIAEHLRDHKLMVAFAPYKDPKVAMSIILENGGAGPTVGTITRQILDHILLGDNNTDLPSAPPAPPGSESE
- the nadD gene encoding nicotinate-nucleotide adenylyltransferase, whose protein sequence is MRQSLAGGIHLNTLPATPSLTAFFGGTFDPIHYGHLQPVAALAKLVGLTQIVLMPNNVPPHRPQPEASSRQRFHMAKLAVEGNPLFTVDDRELQRQTPSYTIDTLEALRAEKGQDAPLGFIIGQDSLLTLHHWHRWKDLLNVCHLLVCARPGYRSTLETPELQQWLDDHQTHTPNALHQQPHGRIFLADTPLVTISATDIRQRRQQGLDCQDLLPPAVLSYIDESGLYQ
- the mrdB gene encoding peptidoglycan glycosyltransferase MrdB (rod shape-determining protein RodA), with product MTDSQQKGSFWAKIHIDLPFLLCILALLGYSLFVLWSASGQDVGMMERKVVQIVLGFTVMIVMAQIPPRVYEGWAPYLYVFCVILLLIVDIFGQISKGAQRWLDLGFIRFQPSEIAKIAVPLMVARFINRDMCPPSLKNTAIALVLIFVPTLLVAAQPDLGTSILVALSGLFVLFLAGMSWRLIGIAVLLLAAFIPILWFFLMHDYQRARVMMLLDPESDPLGAGYHIIQSKIAIGSGGLSGKGWLHGTQSQLEFLPERHTDFIFAVLSEELGLIGVLILLAMYLFMIMRGLVIAANAQTSFGRVMVGGLMLILFFYVFVNIGMVSGILPVVGVPLPLVSYGGSALVVLMAGFGIVMSIHTHRKLLSKNL
- the rlmH gene encoding 23S rRNA (pseudouridine(1915)-N(3))-methyltransferase RlmH — protein: MKLQLVAVGTKMPDWVQTGFTDYLRRFPKDMPFELLEIPAGKRGKNADIKRILEREGEQMLAAVGKGNRIVTLDIPGTRWETPQLAQQLERWKQDGRDVSLLIGGPEGLSPECKAAAEQSWSLSPLTLPHPLVRVLVAESLYRAWSITTNHPYHRE